From a region of the Nonlabens sp. Hel1_33_55 genome:
- a CDS encoding tetratricopeptide repeat protein — MKTYVILFILYLANLNLANAQEFEADSLMAIGNYREALNSYNNEELSATVAFKKARVYVALGDSDKAIESYKEGLELEPEAIRPRFELGRLYLGGSDFIKGLLIFGELNEEFPENPTYLFFKGQGLEKLNSEKPAMDAYENVLKMDPDYRRARVELVPLLIKKSETALAIKYSQEVLDENPNDIKFNSLIAQAYYFAKIYSKAIVHLERLFEIGNDTEFNRRTLAISYVQDGQWEKGIENIDIFLKQYNPKDVDLYFLKSKAHLRLQQYDEAQDAIEYSILYKRPSIAQEYLQMASIMAAREDFKGTFETMQLAVKENTEDDIAAYQLVVAADRYFKDKKSILKYYERFIDKFGTSSDYAEIAVARANDLKKEIFMNVEE; from the coding sequence ATGAAAACCTACGTTATTCTATTTATACTTTATTTGGCAAACTTGAATCTGGCCAATGCCCAAGAATTTGAAGCGGATAGCTTGATGGCAATTGGAAATTATCGGGAAGCACTTAATTCATACAACAATGAGGAATTATCTGCCACAGTCGCCTTTAAAAAAGCTCGAGTTTATGTTGCTTTGGGAGATTCTGACAAAGCCATCGAGTCTTATAAAGAAGGATTAGAGTTGGAGCCAGAAGCCATACGACCCAGGTTCGAATTGGGTAGATTGTATTTAGGAGGTAGTGATTTTATTAAAGGCTTGTTGATTTTTGGCGAACTCAATGAAGAGTTTCCTGAAAATCCTACCTATCTCTTTTTTAAAGGACAAGGCTTGGAGAAGTTAAATTCTGAGAAACCAGCGATGGATGCTTATGAAAATGTCCTTAAAATGGATCCTGATTATCGCCGTGCAAGAGTGGAACTAGTTCCCTTATTAATCAAGAAAAGTGAAACGGCTCTTGCTATAAAATATAGCCAGGAAGTACTGGATGAAAACCCTAACGATATCAAATTCAATAGCCTCATTGCACAGGCTTACTATTTTGCAAAGATCTATTCAAAAGCTATCGTTCATCTAGAGCGACTTTTTGAAATAGGAAATGACACAGAGTTCAATCGCAGGACGCTCGCAATAAGTTATGTACAAGATGGCCAATGGGAAAAAGGAATTGAAAACATTGATATCTTCTTAAAGCAATACAATCCCAAGGATGTTGACCTATACTTTTTAAAATCAAAGGCGCACCTTAGGTTACAGCAATATGATGAAGCACAGGACGCTATTGAATATTCCATACTATACAAAAGACCTTCCATAGCTCAAGAATATCTTCAAATGGCGTCGATAATGGCAGCTAGAGAAGATTTTAAAGGTACTTTTGAAACGATGCAATTAGCTGTCAAAGAAAATACGGAAGACGATATCGCCGCTTACCAGTTGGTGGTAGCAGCAGACCGCTATTTTAAGGATAAGAAATCTATTCTAAAATACTATGAACGCTTTATCGATAAATTTGGAACATCAAGCGATTATGCAGAGATTGCTGTAGCCCGAGCCAATGACCTCAAGAAGGAAATCTTCATGAACGTGGAAGAGTGA
- a CDS encoding glycosyltransferase, with product MSFVVLLITFGYCLILLGLAMPALKYVPNSLSRKRTNHQHCFSIVIVYRNEMTALPALLQSIKNLNYPKDLCEWLFINDDSSDGSESLIQKFKDENPLIQVQLLERPKHSASAKKDGITAAISCCKFNHIITTDADCILPSNWLLAYDDHYQKYADALLVAGPVQLSGSGFIAAIQQLEMMALQAVTAGSFAMRQPFMSNGANLSFSKKGFELVDGYAGNTHLSSGDDVFLLEKLAAEDVLQCHYLKNENAIVTTPTKTSWREMIEQRARWSRKGRHTKSLLNKLMGAHVLLMNLLILCIPVLVWFDLISMKLGIIAVVIKFFTDALVLVVGNQLLPSDWAKYFFIQFFIYPVVVVAIALRSLRDIKWHGRTIDQP from the coding sequence ATGAGTTTTGTGGTATTGCTTATCACTTTTGGATACTGTTTGATCCTGTTGGGATTAGCGATGCCAGCATTGAAGTATGTTCCTAATTCGCTTTCGCGAAAGCGAACAAACCATCAGCATTGTTTCTCTATTGTCATTGTTTATCGTAATGAGATGACTGCATTGCCTGCTCTGCTCCAATCCATCAAGAATTTAAATTATCCCAAGGATTTATGTGAGTGGCTGTTTATAAATGATGATTCCAGTGATGGTAGTGAATCACTTATTCAAAAATTTAAGGATGAGAATCCGTTGATTCAGGTGCAGCTTTTAGAGCGTCCAAAGCATAGCGCCAGTGCCAAAAAAGATGGCATCACCGCTGCCATTTCCTGTTGTAAATTCAATCATATCATCACCACAGATGCCGATTGTATTTTACCAAGCAACTGGCTATTAGCATACGATGACCACTATCAAAAATATGCTGATGCACTACTTGTAGCTGGACCGGTACAATTATCTGGCTCTGGTTTTATAGCTGCCATCCAGCAATTGGAAATGATGGCTTTACAAGCTGTAACGGCAGGATCATTTGCCATGCGCCAACCTTTTATGAGCAATGGAGCGAATCTATCTTTTTCAAAAAAGGGCTTTGAACTGGTTGATGGATATGCTGGGAACACACATTTATCCAGTGGAGATGATGTATTTCTCTTAGAAAAACTGGCCGCCGAAGATGTTCTTCAATGCCATTACCTTAAAAATGAAAATGCTATCGTCACCACTCCAACAAAAACTTCCTGGAGAGAAATGATTGAGCAGCGAGCTCGCTGGTCCCGTAAAGGCAGGCATACCAAAAGCCTGTTGAACAAATTAATGGGTGCTCATGTTCTTCTCATGAACCTACTGATTCTATGTATTCCAGTTTTGGTATGGTTTGACTTGATATCCATGAAGCTTGGCATTATCGCTGTGGTTATAAAATTCTTTACTGATGCTTTAGTCTTGGTTGTAGGCAATCAGTTATTGCCATCTGATTGGGCGAAGTACTTTTTTATTCAGTTTTTTATATATCCAGTGGTAGTGGTAGCTATTGCCTTGCGCAGCTTGCGGGATATTAAGTGGCATGGTAGAACTATTGACCAACCTTAG
- a CDS encoding lysylphosphatidylglycerol synthase domain-containing protein, whose amino-acid sequence MIAASHKSKQLLWQACKIGVALLSIGYIIWYISIADFSWEQTVSFFSSLPFYFWLLLPMFSLSSWMVESTKWQVLVKEIERISFSRSLYQNFTSQAASFLTPLRAGEFALKASYFEKQHRKNILKAVAFGNASQMIITTIFGLLGWWYLSGEPFWMLICGSMILLIAAVLAPFFLKRLILNFPVFRTLLFSAGRYILFSSSWVLLLSFSSIASSMLVLAMITTMYLAVSIIPSIQIFDLAIKWSVASFFTTSLDIPMETMTAIVAVIWLNNTVLPVVLGSLLIPFPRLQKMVVS is encoded by the coding sequence GTGATAGCTGCTTCCCACAAATCTAAGCAATTACTATGGCAGGCCTGCAAGATAGGCGTGGCCTTATTATCAATAGGCTATATCATTTGGTACATTTCCATTGCTGACTTTTCATGGGAACAAACCGTATCCTTTTTTAGTTCGCTTCCATTCTATTTTTGGTTATTGCTGCCTATGTTTTCTCTCTCCAGCTGGATGGTAGAAAGCACAAAATGGCAAGTGCTAGTTAAAGAAATTGAACGAATATCTTTTTCCAGAAGTCTGTACCAAAACTTTACCAGTCAAGCCGCAAGTTTCCTAACACCTTTGCGTGCTGGCGAGTTTGCCTTAAAGGCTTCCTACTTTGAAAAACAGCATCGGAAAAATATTCTTAAGGCAGTTGCTTTTGGAAACGCAAGCCAAATGATAATCACCACAATATTTGGTCTATTAGGATGGTGGTATCTATCTGGTGAACCTTTTTGGATGCTTATCTGCGGCAGCATGATTTTGTTGATAGCTGCTGTTTTAGCGCCATTTTTTCTCAAACGACTTATACTAAATTTTCCTGTATTCAGAACATTATTGTTTTCTGCAGGTCGATATATATTGTTTTCTAGTTCGTGGGTGTTGCTGCTGTCATTCTCTAGTATTGCAAGTTCAATGCTTGTTTTGGCAATGATTACCACCATGTATCTCGCAGTTAGCATCATTCCCAGCATTCAGATTTTTGATCTCGCGATAAAGTGGAGTGTCGCCAGTTTTTTTACTACATCATTAGATATTCCCATGGAAACCATGACTGCGATCGTGGCTGTCATTTGGTTAAACAACACCGTATTACCTGTAGTTTTGGGTAGCCTACTTATACCTTTCCCAAGGTTGCAAAAAATGGTTGTTTCATGA
- the ruvC gene encoding crossover junction endodeoxyribonuclease RuvC: protein MAKERIILGIDPGTAIMGFGIIKVTGKTMSFIQMNELDLRKVTDPYIKLRKIFERTLELIDTHHPDEIALEAPFFGKNVQSMLKLGRAQGVAMAAGLSRDIPVTEYAPRRIKQSITGKGTASKEQVAMMLKSTLNLKELPKNLDMTDGLAAAVCHFYSSGRVEVGKSYSGWAAFVKQNEKRVKK, encoded by the coding sequence TTGGCAAAAGAACGTATCATTCTAGGCATTGATCCAGGAACCGCAATTATGGGATTTGGAATTATTAAAGTGACTGGAAAAACCATGTCCTTTATCCAGATGAATGAGCTGGATTTACGCAAGGTTACGGATCCGTACATCAAACTGCGCAAGATTTTTGAACGAACTTTAGAGTTGATCGACACACATCATCCTGATGAAATTGCGCTGGAAGCACCCTTTTTTGGAAAGAATGTTCAATCCATGCTCAAATTGGGACGTGCCCAAGGCGTCGCCATGGCTGCTGGACTTTCCAGAGATATTCCAGTAACAGAATATGCGCCGCGTCGCATCAAACAATCCATTACAGGAAAAGGAACCGCTAGTAAGGAACAGGTTGCTATGATGCTTAAAAGCACACTTAATTTGAAAGAACTACCCAAGAATCTAGACATGACAGATGGCCTTGCAGCAGCAGTGTGTCATTTCTATTCCAGTGGTAGGGTTGAGGTAGGCAAAAGTTATTCAGGCTGGGCTGCGTTTGTCAAGCAAAATGAAAAGCGTGTTAAAAAGTAG
- a CDS encoding TIGR04282 family arsenosugar biosynthesis glycosyltransferase codes for MTNCLIIFTRNPELGKGKRRLAATLGDEKALEIYKFLLEHTRAITKNIYGVKQVWYSERVHQDDDWDNLAYEKYQQKGEDLGARMRFAFEQALEKHESVIIIGSDMYDLSALEIDDAFKKLNENDAIIGPATDGGYYLLGFKNKIPQGIFENKEWGTSTVLEETLKDLRGLDYVTLEERNDVDTEEDIKDHPDFQILLN; via the coding sequence ATGACCAACTGCCTTATCATATTTACACGCAACCCAGAACTGGGAAAAGGAAAACGACGACTAGCCGCAACTCTAGGCGACGAAAAAGCGCTGGAGATCTATAAATTCTTACTGGAACATACCCGGGCGATCACAAAGAATATCTATGGCGTTAAACAAGTCTGGTACAGTGAGCGAGTGCATCAAGATGACGATTGGGATAATCTTGCTTATGAGAAATACCAACAAAAAGGTGAAGATCTAGGAGCAAGGATGAGGTTTGCTTTTGAACAGGCACTAGAGAAACATGAAAGCGTGATCATTATAGGATCTGATATGTATGACTTGAGTGCTTTGGAAATTGATGATGCTTTCAAAAAGCTCAATGAAAATGATGCGATTATAGGTCCTGCGACTGATGGTGGTTATTATCTTTTGGGTTTCAAGAATAAAATCCCACAAGGAATTTTTGAGAATAAAGAATGGGGAACCTCTACAGTCCTAGAGGAAACACTTAAAGATTTAAGAGGTCTGGATTACGTCACGCTAGAAGAACGTAACGATGTTGATACAGAAGAGGATATCAAAGATCATCCTGATTTTCAAATACTATTAAATTAA
- a CDS encoding purine-nucleoside phosphorylase has translation MLSRKLLNNSIDYLKQQGFENPEVGIVLGTGLGQLVDQIENQKVAHYNNIPSFPLATVEFHTGKLIYGDLGGKKVVVMQGRFHLYEGYDFMDITYPIRVMHGLGINNLLVSNAAGAVNLEMKKGELMLLDDHINLQGGSPLALKNIGEFGDRFTDMSAPYDATMNATLKKLAKENDIKLHEGVYASVVGPQLETRAEYRMLKILGADAVGMSTVPEIIVANHLKLPVIAVSVLTDECDPDNLQPISVPEIIEIAGKAEPKLVQLFKKLIETL, from the coding sequence ATGCTAAGCAGAAAATTACTGAACAACTCTATAGATTACCTTAAACAACAAGGTTTTGAAAACCCTGAAGTAGGTATTGTATTGGGAACTGGTTTAGGCCAATTGGTGGATCAGATCGAGAACCAAAAAGTAGCTCACTACAACAATATACCATCCTTTCCACTCGCGACTGTTGAGTTTCATACGGGTAAATTGATCTATGGAGATCTAGGTGGTAAAAAAGTGGTGGTCATGCAAGGTCGATTCCACCTGTATGAAGGTTATGATTTTATGGACATCACTTACCCTATACGTGTTATGCATGGTTTGGGAATAAACAATCTTTTGGTGTCAAATGCTGCTGGAGCGGTCAACCTAGAGATGAAAAAAGGGGAACTCATGTTGCTTGACGATCATATTAATTTGCAAGGTGGCAGCCCGCTGGCGTTGAAAAACATTGGTGAATTCGGTGATCGTTTTACAGACATGAGTGCTCCATACGATGCCACTATGAATGCTACTTTGAAGAAGTTGGCTAAGGAAAATGATATAAAACTTCATGAAGGCGTGTATGCTAGTGTTGTTGGACCGCAACTGGAAACCCGCGCAGAATATCGCATGCTCAAAATATTGGGTGCAGACGCTGTAGGTATGAGTACCGTTCCAGAAATCATCGTTGCAAACCATTTGAAACTTCCCGTGATTGCGGTAAGCGTTCTTACGGACGAGTGCGATCCTGATAACTTGCAACCTATAAGCGTTCCAGAGATCATCGAGATTGCTGGAAAAGCAGAGCCAAAACTGGTGCAATTATTCAAGAAACTGATCGAGACGCTGTAG
- a CDS encoding DUF547 domain-containing protein, which translates to MKFESGNDSAFAKANYTMKKIAYLLAVLLIAASCVSSGGLHYDSLQNGEKIETSRAQLDHSNYDALLKKYVNEAGFVDYKGLATEQAKLKSYLTYLSTNPPRKDWETGEQFAYYINLYNASTLDLIIDNDMPGSIQDIKGPFGQVWIKKFINVNGDEYSLADIEKSVLQKMGDPRIHFAINCASYSCPKLLRTAYTGKNVDELMERAATEFVNSDKNDLSESSNPKLSSIFKFYTSDFTSNGMTLVEYVNQYANNKIDAGANVTYKDYDWSLNKQ; encoded by the coding sequence GTGAAATTTGAAAGTGGTAATGATTCCGCTTTCGCGAAAGCGAACTACACTATGAAAAAGATTGCATATTTATTAGCCGTATTATTAATCGCAGCATCCTGCGTGAGTTCTGGTGGATTACACTACGACTCGTTGCAAAATGGCGAAAAAATAGAAACTTCCAGAGCCCAGTTGGATCACTCCAATTATGATGCGTTGCTCAAGAAATACGTAAACGAGGCAGGTTTTGTTGATTATAAAGGACTGGCTACAGAGCAGGCAAAACTTAAATCATACCTGACTTATTTGAGTACTAATCCGCCACGAAAGGATTGGGAGACTGGTGAGCAGTTTGCCTATTATATCAATTTATACAATGCTTCAACATTAGATTTGATTATTGACAATGACATGCCAGGAAGCATTCAGGATATCAAAGGGCCTTTTGGTCAGGTTTGGATCAAGAAATTTATTAATGTTAATGGAGATGAATACTCGCTAGCAGATATTGAGAAGAGCGTTCTTCAAAAAATGGGAGATCCTAGAATACACTTTGCTATTAATTGCGCCAGTTATTCATGTCCTAAACTATTGAGAACAGCTTATACCGGTAAAAATGTTGATGAACTTATGGAGCGTGCAGCGACTGAATTTGTGAATTCTGACAAAAATGATTTGAGTGAATCCAGCAATCCCAAATTGAGCAGCATCTTTAAATTCTATACCAGTGATTTTACATCTAATGGTATGACGCTAGTAGAATATGTGAATCAGTATGCAAACAATAAAATTGATGCTGGAGCAAACGTTACTTACAAGGATTATGACTGGTCCCTTAATAAACAGTAG
- a CDS encoding TIGR04283 family arsenosugar biosynthesis glycosyltransferase, translating into MMSIIIPVLNEQHGIFNLLELLNDRANDPNALEFIVVDGGSIDNTIKEVNRFSKKFPELDVKAVESEKGRGVQLHNGALAASHDLFYFLHADSHPPKGFDSHIYKAVASGEPAGCFRMRFRSWHWWLIIIGWFSRFSWKASRGGDQSQYITRELYHLIGGYDTTVPIYEDYLLINKLYEIDTYHVIQKWLTTSARRYEEVGVYKLQWFYITIYWKKRHGASIDEIYEYYLKWCGVPQESVERVTK; encoded by the coding sequence ATGATGAGCATTATTATTCCTGTGTTAAACGAACAGCACGGGATTTTTAATTTGTTGGAACTACTCAATGATCGTGCTAATGATCCCAATGCGCTGGAATTCATCGTTGTGGATGGTGGTAGTATCGATAATACCATCAAAGAAGTCAACAGATTCTCAAAGAAATTCCCAGAACTTGATGTCAAGGCAGTAGAGTCTGAAAAAGGTCGTGGTGTGCAATTGCACAACGGTGCACTAGCTGCATCGCATGATCTGTTCTATTTCCTTCATGCAGATTCTCATCCACCTAAGGGTTTTGATTCTCATATTTATAAAGCAGTGGCTTCTGGTGAACCTGCTGGATGTTTCCGCATGCGATTTAGGAGCTGGCACTGGTGGTTGATTATCATAGGTTGGTTCTCCAGATTTAGCTGGAAGGCTAGTCGTGGCGGTGATCAAAGCCAATACATCACCCGAGAGTTATATCATCTAATAGGTGGTTATGATACCACAGTTCCTATTTATGAGGATTATTTGTTGATCAACAAATTATATGAAATCGATACCTATCATGTGATCCAGAAATGGCTCACTACAAGCGCGAGGCGCTATGAAGAAGTAGGTGTTTATAAACTACAGTGGTTCTACATCACCATCTATTGGAAAAAGCGTCACGGTGCCAGTATCGACGAGATCTATGAGTACTATCTCAAATGGTGTGGTGTGCCACAGGAGTCTGTGGAGCGCGTCACCAAATAA
- a CDS encoding HD domain-containing protein produces the protein MQPIISTTITFVKQQLKNAEGGHDWFHIERVWKNSKLIASKEEGADLLVVELGALLHDIADSKFHDGDETVGPRVAREFLASENVDSDIINHVVKIIENISFKGGNVNQKFKSLELDIVQDADRLDALGAIGIARTFNYGGFKNRPIYDPAIQPDLNMDVDTYKKSNSPTINHFYEKLLLLKDRMNTETGKQLAQERHEFMERFLVQFYAEWTGEK, from the coding sequence ATGCAACCCATCATCTCAACTACCATCACATTTGTAAAACAACAGCTCAAAAATGCTGAAGGCGGCCACGATTGGTTTCATATCGAGCGTGTATGGAAGAACTCAAAACTCATCGCCAGTAAAGAAGAAGGTGCTGATCTATTGGTCGTAGAACTAGGCGCACTACTCCACGATATAGCTGATTCCAAATTCCACGATGGTGATGAAACCGTTGGTCCCAGAGTGGCAAGAGAATTTTTGGCTAGCGAAAATGTAGATTCTGACATCATCAATCATGTGGTCAAAATCATTGAAAACATATCCTTCAAAGGTGGTAATGTGAATCAGAAGTTCAAAAGTCTGGAACTTGACATTGTTCAGGATGCGGATAGATTGGACGCACTAGGCGCCATAGGTATTGCTCGTACTTTCAATTATGGCGGTTTTAAGAATAGGCCTATTTACGATCCAGCGATCCAACCTGATTTGAATATGGACGTGGATACTTATAAGAAAAGTAATTCACCTACTATAAATCACTTTTACGAAAAGCTTTTGCTTCTCAAAGATCGAATGAATACAGAAACTGGCAAGCAACTCGCTCAAGAGAGACACGAGTTTATGGAACGATTTCTAGTACAGTTCTATGCAGAGTGGACTGGTGAAAAATAA
- a CDS encoding M1 family metallopeptidase: MKTFYILIICIFFAASGLNAQVLSNKNNFTHQDTLRGSITPERAWWDITYYDLEVKVEPDEKFISGSNIIHYQVLEPYQTLQVDLQEPMTILKAVQNGKELDVEHDGNAHFVQLVDEQIKDSINSVEIFYEGTPREARNAPWDGGFSWKKDKNGNHFIATSNQGLGASVWWPNKDHMYQEVDSMRIAVNVPNKLMNVSNGRLKGIVPLLDGTTTYVWQVENPINNYGVNINIGDYVNFSEVYKGEKGDLDMDYYVLSYNLEKAKKQFKDAPRMMEAFEHWFGPYPFYEDSFKLVEVPYLGMEHQSSVTYGNNFENGYLGRDLSGTGWGMKFDFIIIHEAGHEWFANNITNKDIADMWIHESFTAYSENLFLDYYYGKEASAEYVIGTRNSIANRAPIIGTYNVNSEGSGDMYYKGANMLHTIRQLVNDDEKWRQILRGLNKEFYHQTVTTDQIENFLSQESGMDLSKIFDQYLRDVRIPILEVKATDTGIAYRWNNVVDGFDMPVEIEVDGENQRINPTTNFQALDLYGKDADIAVDIDYYVKMEAVKK; the protein is encoded by the coding sequence ATGAAAACATTTTACATATTAATCATCTGTATATTTTTTGCTGCAAGTGGCTTGAATGCTCAGGTGCTTTCCAATAAAAACAATTTTACACACCAAGATACCTTACGCGGCTCTATTACACCAGAACGAGCTTGGTGGGATATTACGTATTACGATTTAGAAGTAAAAGTGGAACCAGATGAAAAATTTATCTCTGGATCTAATATTATTCACTATCAAGTTTTGGAACCTTATCAGACATTGCAAGTGGATCTTCAAGAGCCAATGACAATTTTGAAAGCCGTTCAAAATGGCAAAGAACTAGATGTAGAGCATGACGGCAACGCGCATTTTGTCCAACTAGTGGATGAGCAAATTAAAGACTCTATCAATAGCGTTGAGATCTTTTATGAAGGAACGCCTAGAGAAGCTCGCAATGCTCCTTGGGATGGTGGTTTTTCTTGGAAAAAGGATAAGAACGGTAATCATTTTATAGCAACATCCAACCAAGGATTAGGCGCCAGTGTCTGGTGGCCCAATAAGGATCACATGTATCAGGAAGTGGATAGTATGCGCATCGCGGTAAACGTTCCTAATAAATTGATGAATGTATCAAATGGTAGATTGAAAGGAATCGTACCATTGCTTGATGGAACAACAACATACGTTTGGCAAGTGGAGAACCCGATCAATAATTACGGCGTTAACATCAACATAGGCGACTACGTCAATTTCTCTGAAGTTTATAAAGGTGAGAAAGGCGATCTCGATATGGATTATTATGTGCTCTCCTACAATCTAGAAAAAGCCAAAAAACAATTCAAGGATGCGCCCAGAATGATGGAAGCGTTTGAGCATTGGTTTGGACCTTATCCATTTTATGAAGACAGTTTTAAATTGGTTGAAGTTCCTTATTTGGGAATGGAGCACCAGAGCTCAGTAACCTATGGGAACAACTTTGAAAACGGTTATTTAGGTCGTGATTTATCGGGTACCGGTTGGGGAATGAAATTTGACTTTATCATCATTCACGAAGCAGGACACGAATGGTTTGCTAATAACATCACCAACAAGGATATTGCAGACATGTGGATTCACGAGAGCTTCACCGCATATTCTGAAAACTTGTTTTTGGACTATTACTATGGCAAAGAAGCAAGCGCAGAATACGTGATAGGCACACGCAATAGTATTGCAAATAGAGCTCCAATCATTGGCACATACAACGTGAATAGCGAAGGCAGCGGCGATATGTATTATAAAGGCGCTAATATGTTGCACACCATACGCCAACTAGTGAACGACGACGAGAAATGGCGTCAGATTCTACGCGGACTCAACAAAGAGTTTTATCATCAAACTGTAACCACTGATCAGATTGAAAACTTCTTATCGCAAGAGAGCGGGATGGATTTAAGCAAGATCTTTGATCAGTATTTGCGGGATGTTCGTATTCCCATATTAGAGGTCAAAGCAACAGATACCGGTATCGCGTATCGATGGAACAATGTAGTAGACGGTTTTGACATGCCTGTGGAGATTGAAGTAGACGGTGAAAACCAACGCATTAATCCCACCACAAATTTTCAAGCCTTAGACCTTTATGGCAAAGACGCCGATATAGCTGTTGATATTGATTATTACGTGAAGATGGAAGCTGTTAAAAAATAA
- a CDS encoding glycoside hydrolase family 113 has protein sequence MKNLISLCLLGILLTSCNAQPEKQEVAEVPDLIKGVSFVAMRGEMTDEVVQPIKNYNANFVAVHPYGFMRDLENPAINHNSDRQWYGERIDGTIQSIETFHRNGLKVMLKPQIWIGRGNYTGTIQLRSDTEWKILEDTYEPFILDFAKVAQETNTEIFCIGTELESFVAARPEYWSNLITKIRSIYKGKLTYAGNWDSYKNEPFWDQLDYIGVDAYFPISDQKTPDVETAMAGWKKWMDELSTLSRKHNKKILFAEYGYVSADYAGKEPWLTADETRESNEEAQMHLLQAQYDLVWKQDWFAGGFLWKHHSETGRRGFVKRFTPQEKLAQQTVSDAYKSL, from the coding sequence ATGAAAAATCTAATCTCACTATGCCTATTGGGAATTCTACTTACATCCTGCAATGCTCAACCAGAAAAGCAGGAAGTTGCTGAAGTACCTGACCTTATTAAAGGAGTGTCCTTTGTTGCCATGCGCGGCGAGATGACTGACGAGGTGGTCCAGCCCATCAAGAATTACAATGCAAATTTTGTAGCCGTTCATCCCTACGGATTCATGCGCGATCTGGAAAATCCAGCGATCAATCACAACAGCGACCGTCAGTGGTATGGGGAACGTATTGATGGCACCATTCAAAGCATCGAGACCTTTCACAGAAATGGACTCAAGGTGATGCTCAAGCCACAGATCTGGATAGGTCGTGGTAATTACACGGGCACCATTCAGCTACGTAGTGATACGGAATGGAAAATCCTTGAAGACACTTACGAACCTTTCATTTTAGACTTTGCCAAAGTCGCCCAAGAAACCAATACTGAAATATTTTGCATAGGTACAGAGTTGGAATCTTTCGTCGCCGCTCGCCCAGAATACTGGAGTAATCTGATCACAAAGATTCGCTCCATCTATAAAGGAAAACTCACCTATGCCGGCAATTGGGACAGCTACAAGAACGAACCCTTTTGGGATCAACTGGATTATATAGGTGTTGATGCCTATTTTCCCATAAGTGATCAAAAAACACCTGATGTGGAGACCGCGATGGCTGGATGGAAAAAATGGATGGATGAACTGAGCACGCTTTCGCGAAAGCATAATAAAAAAATCCTTTTTGCAGAATATGGATATGTAAGTGCAGATTATGCAGGTAAAGAGCCATGGCTAACTGCCGATGAGACTCGAGAAAGCAATGAAGAAGCCCAGATGCATTTGCTGCAGGCGCAATATGATTTGGTCTGGAAACAGGACTGGTTTGCCGGTGGTTTTCTCTGGAAACACCATTCCGAAACAGGTAGACGTGGTTTTGTCAAGCGATTCACGCCGCAGGAAAAACTGGCACAGCAAACCGTAAGTGATGCTTATAAATCGCTTTAA